The following proteins come from a genomic window of Sorghum bicolor cultivar BTx623 chromosome 3, Sorghum_bicolor_NCBIv3, whole genome shotgun sequence:
- the LOC8074129 gene encoding uncharacterized protein LOC8074129, producing MASRSLLVLAALLVMALCAAAAAAQQKPLPPKYRTINPGKYKRDQQLTCDDPNDKKAKCLAKCDKRCPNQCVVLCPGCKTFCMCDFYPGVSCGDPRFTGGDGNTFYFHGKKDQDFCIVTDAGLHINAHFIGKRNPSMRRDFTWIQALGIRFAHHRLYVGAQKTAKWDSDVDRLQLALDGGAPIDVPTETGAVWQSAAVPGLTITRTAAANGVRVQLQGVFDVVANAVPITPEDSRVHSYGVTEDDSLAHLDLGFRFLGLTDHVHGVLGQTYRPDYVNKLSVSSNMPLMGGAPKYVSSDIFATDCAVARFGAAGIVSMVTARA from the exons ATGGCTTCTCGTTCGTTGTTGGTGCTTGCCGCGCTCCTGGTCATGGCTCtgtgcgccgccgccgcagcagcgcAGCAGAAGCCGCTGCCCCCCAAATACCGCACCATCAACCCGGGCAAGTACAAGAGGGATCAGCAGCTCACCTGCGACGATCCCAACGACAAGAAGGCCAAGTGCTTGGCCAAGTGCGACAAGCGATGCCCTAACCAGTGCGTCGTCCTCTGCCCGGGATGCAAGACCTTCTGCA TGTGCGACTTCTACCCCGGCGTGTCGTGCGGCGACCCTCGCTTCACCGGCGGCGACGGCAACACCTTCTACTTCCACGGCAAAAAGGACCAGGACTTTTGCATCGTCACCGACGCCGGCCTCCACATCAACGCGCACTTCATCGGCAAGCGCAACCCGTCCATGCGCCGGGACTTCACCTGGATCCAGGCGCTGGGCATCCGCTTCGCGCACCACCGCCTGTACGTGGGCGCCCAGAAGACGGCCAAGTGGGACAGCGACGTCGACCGCCTCCAGCTCGCCTTGGACGGCGGCGCGCCCATCGACGTGCCGACCGAGACCGGCGCCGTGTGGCAGTCCGCCGCCGTGCCTGGGCTCACCATCACGAGGACCGCCGCGGCCAACGGCGTGCGCGTGCAGCTCCAGGGCGTCTTCGACGTCGTGGCCAACGCGGTGCCCATCACCCCGGAGGACTCTCGCGTCCACAGCTACGGCGTCACGGAAGATGACAGCCTCGCGCACCTGGACCTCGGCTTCAGGTTCTTGGGCCTCACCGACCACGTCCACGGCGTGCTCGGGCAGACCTACCGCCCCGACTACGTGAACAAGCTCAGTGTGAGCTCCAACATGCCGCTCATGGGTGGGGCGCCCAAGTACGTCTCCTCCGACATCTTCGCCACCGACTGCGCCGTCGCAAGGTTCGGCGCCGCTGGCATCGTCTCCATGGTCACAGCCAGGGCCTAG
- the LOC8078039 gene encoding uncharacterized protein LOC8078039 — protein MASSTLVNKCVVVVVAVAAFLLALSSCGVASAAAAAGRKTTFLKPGAKPPPNSKFFTLTPGRFGHKRDYQAACSDERGRPACYVGCPKDCRNKCLVFCSYCLSFCMCDIFPGTSCGDPRFTGGDGNTFYFHGKKDQDFCIVTDADLHINAHFIGNHNPALNRDFTWVQALGVTFRGGGGDHHRLYVGARRAVEWDEEEDHIQVTLDGEPVDVDAVRNARWASRAVPGLSVTRMDSVNTVMVELDGVFAISANAVPITDGDDRIHKYGKTGSDSLVHLDLAFQFRNLTNDVHGVLGQTYRPGYVTKLDIAAKMPVMGGAPNYLSAAGLFSTDCAVSRFHHHHHRSAAAGARVITTFAS, from the exons ATGGCTAGCAGTACTCTTGTCAATAAgtgcgtggtggtggtggtggccgtgGCGGCGTTCCTGCTGGCGCTGTCGTCGTGCGGcgtggcgtcggcggcggcggcggcggggaggaAGACGACGTTTTTGAAGCCCGGTGCCAAGCCTCCGCCCAACTCCAAGTTCTTCACCCTGACACCCGGACGGTTCGGCCACAAGCGCGACTACCAGGCCGCCTGCTCCGACGAGCGTGGTCGCCCGGCGTGCTACGTCGGATGCCCAAAGGACTGCCGCAACAAATGCCTCGTCTTCTGCTCCTACTGCCTCAGCTTCTGCA TGTGTGACATCTTCCCTGGCACCTCCTGCGGCGACCCTCGCTTCACCGGCGGCGACGGCAACACCTTCTACTTCCACGGCAAAAAGGACCAGGACTTCTGCATCGTCACCGACGCCGACCTCCACATCAACGCgcacttcatcggcaaccacaacCCGGCCCTCAACCGCGACTTCACCTgggtgcaggcgctgggcgtCACcttccgcggcggcggcggcgaccaccaccggctctACGTCGGTGCACGCAGGGCCGTCGAgtgggacgaggaggaggaccaCATCCAGGTCACCTTGGACGGCGAGCCCGTCGACGTGGACGCCGTCCGGAACGCGCGCTGGGCGTCCAGGGCCGTCCCCGGGCTCTCCGTGACGCGCATGGACAGCGTCAACACCGTCATGGTGGAGCTGGACGGCGTCTTCGCCATCTCGGCCAACGCCGTGCCCATCACCGACGGTGACGACCGGATCCACAAGTACGGCAAGACGGGCAGCGACAGCCTGGTGCACCTCGACCTCGCCTTCCAGTTCCGTAACCTCACCAACGACGTCCACGGCGTGCTGGGCCAGACCTACCGCCCGGGCTACGTCACCAAACTCGACATCGCCGCCAAGATGCCCGTCATGGGCGGCGCGCCCAACTATCTGTCCGCCGCCGGTCTCTTCTCCACCGACTGCGCCGTCTCCCggttccaccaccaccaccaccgcagcgccgccgccggagctcGTGTCATCACCACGTTCGCCTCCTAA